Proteins encoded within one genomic window of Couchioplanes caeruleus:
- a CDS encoding VOC family protein — protein MAYDFQVTVDSADPHTQAEWWAETLGWQVEPQDEDFIRDMVAKGFATEDETLIFQGRLVWKTGAAIVHPEKLPSGKPRRLLFNHVPEPKTVKDRIHLDIWVGDERREQARDELVARGATFVTDGRQGPFTWCVMRDPEGNEFCIS, from the coding sequence ATGGCATATGACTTCCAGGTGACCGTCGACAGCGCCGATCCGCACACCCAGGCCGAGTGGTGGGCCGAGACGCTGGGCTGGCAGGTCGAGCCGCAGGACGAGGACTTCATCCGGGACATGGTCGCCAAGGGCTTCGCGACCGAGGACGAGACCCTGATCTTCCAGGGGCGTCTGGTGTGGAAGACCGGCGCGGCCATCGTTCACCCGGAGAAGCTGCCGAGCGGGAAACCGCGCCGGCTGCTCTTCAACCACGTGCCGGAGCCCAAGACGGTCAAGGACCGCATCCACCTCGACATCTGGGTCGGTGACGAGCGCCGTGAGCAGGCCCGCGACGAGCTGGTCGCCCGCGGCGCGACCTTCGTGACCGACGGCCGGCAGGGGCCGTTCACGTGGTGTGTCATGCGCGATCCGGAGGGCAACGAGTTCTGCATCAGCTAA